In Pseudovibrio brasiliensis, the following are encoded in one genomic region:
- a CDS encoding thiolase family protein produces the protein MIKPRKRMGYDGVVVAAPASTPYERYSTETAHWWIAKALRQSIKAAGLIPRDIDGFSVASFSLFPDTAVGLTQHLGLVPRWLDHIPQGGASGPSALRRAARAVQCGDASVVACVAGDTNHVDSFRRMLSSFSRFAQDASYPYGAGGPNACFALLTDYYMREFGVSREDFGRICVSQRDNALRNENAVMKKPLTMDAYLAGREISDPITLFDCVMPVAGAEAFLVMREEDAVAAGIPYAHISATIERHNAFPEDPIQMRGGWAMDIDEFYGMAGHGPENVDLLQTYDDYPVIVMMQMEDLGFCAKGEAARFIAGKDLTVSGDFPHNTSGGQLSAGQAGAAGGFIGLVEAIRQVTGTAGATQVIGAKRALVSGFGVINYDRGVCTSAALLEGVS, from the coding sequence ATGATCAAGCCGCGCAAACGCATGGGGTATGATGGGGTTGTGGTGGCGGCACCAGCCAGCACGCCTTATGAGCGCTATTCAACTGAAACAGCTCATTGGTGGATTGCCAAGGCGCTACGGCAGTCCATTAAGGCTGCTGGACTGATACCGCGCGATATTGATGGGTTTTCTGTCGCCAGTTTCTCGTTGTTTCCAGATACCGCAGTGGGTCTTACACAGCATCTGGGGCTGGTTCCGCGTTGGCTGGATCATATTCCGCAGGGCGGTGCCAGTGGGCCGAGTGCGCTGCGCCGGGCTGCACGGGCGGTGCAATGCGGGGATGCCTCTGTGGTAGCTTGCGTTGCCGGAGACACCAACCACGTAGACAGCTTCCGCCGTATGCTCTCCAGCTTTTCTCGGTTTGCTCAGGATGCCTCCTACCCTTATGGCGCTGGCGGGCCGAATGCCTGTTTTGCGCTGCTCACCGACTATTACATGCGCGAGTTTGGGGTAAGCCGCGAGGACTTTGGACGGATCTGCGTTTCTCAGCGCGACAATGCTTTGCGCAATGAGAATGCGGTGATGAAGAAGCCGCTGACGATGGACGCCTATCTGGCGGGCCGTGAGATCAGCGATCCGATCACCCTGTTTGATTGTGTGATGCCGGTGGCAGGAGCTGAGGCGTTTTTGGTGATGCGGGAGGAAGATGCGGTGGCTGCTGGCATTCCTTACGCCCACATCAGCGCAACCATCGAGCGACACAATGCGTTTCCTGAAGACCCGATCCAGATGCGTGGTGGCTGGGCGATGGATATTGATGAGTTTTATGGCATGGCGGGGCATGGACCGGAGAACGTAGACCTGCTGCAGACCTATGATGACTATCCGGTCATTGTGATGATGCAGATGGAAGACCTTGGCTTTTGCGCAAAGGGTGAAGCGGCGCGATTCATTGCAGGCAAAGACCTGACGGTTTCCGGTGACTTTCCGCACAACACCTCTGGTGGGCAGCTTTCAGCTGGTCAGGCCGGGGCTGCTGGTGGGTTTATCGGCTTAGTGGAAGCAATCCGGCAGGTGACGGGCACGGCTGGCGCGACGCAGGTTATAGGTGCCAAGCGTGCGCTGGTTTCCGGCTTTGGAGTGATCAACTATGATCGCGGCGTTTGCACCAGTGCAGCACTTCTGGAGGGGGTAAGCTGA
- a CDS encoding AMP-binding protein → MIEHKSVFGAFCAAAEKWPERPFVNVLPETAKVYGIASCETSYAEALAQARSAQERYRQAGLQAGDRVLVLLENRPAFFLHWLALNALGVVIVPINPDLQSSELEYIGRHAEPVLAVSTPERKADMEQAARDSGQGFACVTLAGALPVLRSAASEDYSAAQDDPAAMLYTSGTTGSPKGCVLANRYFLEAGHWYANAGGTCTLKDDGERMITPLPIFHMNAMAYSAMAMVAVGGCLTVLDRFHPRSWWQSVRDSRSTCLHYLGVMPSILMSLPEAPEDNVHSVRFGFGAGIDAKLHIPFEERFDIPLVEAWAMTETGAGSVIAANQEPRKRGMNCLGKPGPEMDVCIMGDDGEPVTGTAPGELLVRRKGDDPRVGFFSHYFKDDAATNEAWADGWFHTGDIVRRDEDGDFFFVDRKKNVIRRSGENIAAVDVESVLMQHPDVEAVAVCPVPDAMRGDEVFASIVWRGEQTKDAAEAIVRWGLERMAYYKVPGYIAFCSSLKLTGTQKIQRAAQKQMALELLEKSEAFDTIHLKRRQLVS, encoded by the coding sequence ATGATTGAGCATAAATCTGTTTTTGGTGCGTTTTGTGCCGCTGCTGAAAAGTGGCCGGAGCGACCATTTGTGAATGTTTTGCCGGAAACCGCAAAGGTCTACGGGATTGCATCATGTGAAACGTCTTACGCTGAGGCGTTGGCGCAGGCACGAAGTGCTCAGGAGCGCTATCGGCAAGCGGGGCTTCAGGCTGGTGACAGGGTTCTGGTGCTGTTGGAAAATCGCCCTGCCTTCTTCCTGCATTGGCTGGCGCTGAATGCCCTTGGCGTGGTGATTGTGCCGATCAATCCAGACCTGCAAAGCTCTGAGCTTGAGTATATCGGCAGGCATGCTGAGCCAGTTCTGGCGGTCTCCACGCCTGAACGTAAAGCCGATATGGAACAGGCTGCCCGCGACAGCGGCCAAGGCTTTGCCTGTGTAACACTTGCAGGTGCCCTGCCCGTTTTGCGCTCTGCTGCCTCTGAAGACTATTCCGCCGCGCAGGATGATCCGGCAGCGATGCTTTACACCTCGGGCACGACAGGTAGTCCCAAAGGGTGTGTGTTGGCCAATCGGTATTTTCTGGAGGCGGGTCACTGGTACGCCAATGCTGGTGGCACGTGCACGCTGAAGGATGATGGTGAGCGGATGATAACGCCACTGCCAATCTTCCATATGAATGCGATGGCGTATTCGGCGATGGCTATGGTGGCCGTTGGCGGCTGTCTGACGGTTCTGGACCGTTTCCATCCGCGATCTTGGTGGCAGAGTGTGCGAGATAGTCGCTCAACCTGCCTGCATTATCTGGGTGTGATGCCGTCCATTCTGATGAGCCTGCCGGAAGCGCCGGAAGATAATGTACATTCGGTTCGCTTTGGTTTTGGCGCTGGCATTGATGCCAAGCTGCATATTCCGTTTGAGGAGCGTTTTGACATTCCTCTGGTGGAAGCCTGGGCCATGACAGAAACAGGTGCTGGCTCTGTGATTGCCGCCAATCAGGAGCCGCGCAAGCGTGGCATGAACTGCCTTGGCAAGCCCGGACCTGAGATGGATGTGTGCATCATGGGCGATGATGGTGAGCCGGTTACGGGGACCGCGCCCGGTGAGTTGCTGGTGCGGCGCAAGGGAGATGATCCGCGCGTCGGGTTTTTCTCGCATTACTTCAAGGATGATGCAGCTACCAACGAGGCTTGGGCGGACGGCTGGTTCCATACGGGTGATATTGTTCGCCGGGATGAGGATGGTGACTTCTTCTTTGTAGACCGCAAGAAGAACGTGATCCGGCGCAGTGGTGAGAATATTGCTGCGGTGGATGTGGAGTCCGTTCTTATGCAGCACCCGGATGTTGAAGCGGTGGCTGTTTGTCCGGTACCCGATGCTATGCGCGGCGATGAGGTGTTTGCCTCTATCGTCTGGCGCGGCGAGCAGACCAAGGACGCGGCAGAGGCGATTGTACGCTGGGGGCTGGAACGCATGGCCTATTACAAAGTGCCCGGTTACATCGCGTTTTGCAGCTCATTGAAGCTGACTGGCACGCAGAAGATCCAGAGGGCCGCGCAAAAGCAGATGGCGTTGGAACTTCTGGAGAAATCTGAAGCATTCGACACCATCCACCTGAAGCGAAGGCAGTTGGTTTCATGA
- a CDS encoding aromatic-ring-hydroxylating dioxygenase subunit beta: protein MTLPTRDDLIDLVYHEARVIDEGRFDEWLELWAADSYYWMPLDYQQEDPKNMTSLMYEDAFLRKLRVERLKGLRTFSQKPKSRCSHVLNRPSVEAFDPKAGEFVTRTAVHYVETRLDDQFLLAATVHHHFEMVEDELKIKLKRVDLLNCDAAFGNIQLFI, encoded by the coding sequence GTGACCTTGCCGACGCGTGATGATTTGATCGACCTTGTCTACCATGAAGCCCGTGTGATTGATGAAGGCCGCTTTGACGAGTGGCTGGAGCTGTGGGCTGCGGACAGCTACTACTGGATGCCGCTGGACTATCAGCAAGAAGACCCGAAAAACATGACCTCTCTTATGTATGAGGATGCGTTTTTGCGAAAGCTTCGTGTTGAGCGGCTCAAGGGCCTGCGTACTTTCTCTCAAAAACCAAAGAGCCGCTGTTCTCACGTTCTCAACCGCCCAAGTGTCGAGGCTTTTGATCCAAAGGCGGGGGAGTTCGTAACCCGTACTGCCGTTCATTATGTGGAGACGCGGCTGGATGACCAGTTTTTGCTGGCAGCGACCGTTCACCACCATTTTGAGATGGTTGAGGATGAGCTGAAGATTAAGCTGAAGCGGGTAGATCTGCTCAACTGTGATGCTGCCTTTGGCAACATTCAGCTGTTCATTTAA
- a CDS encoding aromatic ring-hydroxylating dioxygenase subunit alpha, protein MTMKYKDNPQAVADLVRPAEVHRDLYIDDEVFELEMKHLFASTWVYVGHESQVPNAGDYFATEVAAQPILLARHTDGEVYVLHNRCPHKGTKIVIDRAGNTGKFFRCPYHAWSFRTNGKLLAIPLKKGYKDTGFEQSEAGQSGLPPVGAVKNYRGFIFVRMKQEGISFEDFFGGSLSSLDNMIDRSPVGKLEVAGPPLRYMHSCNWKMLVDNQTDTCHPMVAHESSAGTAVEIWESLEKDENTKTPMAMEVIAPFMSPYEFFEDMGIRTWPNGHGHTGVHHSIHSDYSAIPGYLEMMAEAYGEERAKAILGENRHNTVYFPNIMIKGPIQQLRVFIPLAANKTLVESYIFRLVGAPDMLLERTAMYNRLINAPTSIVGHDDLEMYERAQEGLHCQELEWVNVQRLYEEGEDLDLEAVENGTTERQMRNQFHAWKKFTVESMEAEARDLADA, encoded by the coding sequence ATGACCATGAAATACAAAGATAACCCGCAGGCGGTGGCTGATCTTGTGCGCCCTGCCGAAGTGCATCGTGACCTTTATATTGACGATGAAGTTTTTGAACTTGAAATGAAGCATCTGTTTGCCTCCACATGGGTTTATGTGGGGCATGAAAGTCAGGTGCCAAATGCGGGCGATTACTTCGCGACTGAAGTGGCTGCTCAGCCTATTCTTTTGGCTAGGCATACGGATGGCGAAGTGTATGTGCTGCACAATCGCTGCCCGCACAAAGGCACCAAGATCGTCATTGATCGTGCTGGTAACACGGGCAAGTTTTTCCGCTGCCCTTACCATGCGTGGTCATTCCGCACCAATGGCAAGCTGCTCGCGATCCCTTTGAAGAAGGGCTACAAAGACACCGGCTTTGAGCAGAGCGAGGCCGGACAAAGCGGTCTGCCGCCTGTGGGTGCGGTGAAGAATTATCGCGGCTTTATCTTTGTGCGCATGAAGCAGGAAGGTATCAGCTTCGAAGACTTCTTCGGAGGTTCCCTCTCCTCTTTGGACAACATGATTGACCGCTCTCCGGTTGGAAAGCTGGAGGTGGCCGGCCCGCCATTGCGCTACATGCACAGTTGCAATTGGAAGATGCTGGTCGATAATCAGACCGACACCTGCCACCCGATGGTTGCCCATGAAAGCTCCGCAGGTACTGCCGTTGAAATCTGGGAATCCCTAGAGAAGGACGAGAACACCAAAACGCCCATGGCGATGGAGGTGATTGCGCCGTTCATGTCGCCCTATGAGTTTTTTGAGGACATGGGCATTCGCACCTGGCCGAATGGGCATGGCCATACAGGTGTACATCACTCCATTCATTCTGATTACTCCGCTATTCCCGGTTATCTGGAGATGATGGCGGAGGCTTATGGTGAGGAACGGGCCAAGGCCATTTTGGGCGAAAACCGGCATAACACGGTCTATTTCCCGAACATCATGATTAAGGGTCCTATCCAGCAGCTGCGTGTGTTCATTCCGCTAGCTGCCAACAAAACGCTGGTGGAGAGTTACATCTTCCGCCTTGTGGGGGCGCCGGACATGCTGCTGGAGCGCACGGCCATGTACAACCGCTTGATCAACGCACCAACCTCCATTGTGGGGCACGATGATCTGGAGATGTATGAGCGCGCGCAGGAAGGCCTGCATTGTCAGGAGCTTGAGTGGGTGAATGTGCAGCGCCTTTATGAGGAAGGCGAAGACCTTGACCTTGAGGCTGTAGAGAACGGTACCACGGAACGGCAGATGCGCAATCAGTTCCACGCCTGGAAGAAGTTTACCGTTGAAAGCATGGAGGCCGAAGCTCGTGACCTTGCCGACGCGTGA
- a CDS encoding PDR/VanB family oxidoreductase, giving the protein MKTLIIEGVRTVAPEIKRFDLKAEDNGPLPQFEAGAHFAVQLKDGSSRQYSLIDFGENLPYENQRYTLGILLEQDGSGGSAFMHSLQVGDAIQVEAPKNDFPLIEDDRPVVLIAGGIGVTPIISMAAALKRAGKPYALHYSGRTFETMAFKEELTELCGEALTLYCDDDPARCLNLGALIPTLDTSSHIYVCGPKGMIEAVREQALNAGFGKEQIHFELFASPAPSGDDAGGGFEVEVKSSGEVFWVPQDKSIVDVLEDGGVDLVYDCQRGDCGICQVDVLEGEPDHRDVVLTDDEKAAGDVMHICVSRAKSKRLVLDL; this is encoded by the coding sequence ATGAAAACACTTATTATTGAGGGGGTTCGGACGGTTGCCCCGGAAATCAAAAGATTTGATCTTAAAGCCGAAGATAATGGGCCGCTCCCACAATTTGAAGCTGGTGCACATTTCGCAGTTCAACTTAAGGATGGCTCCTCACGCCAATATTCTCTGATCGATTTTGGTGAAAACTTACCCTACGAGAATCAACGATACACTCTTGGTATACTTTTGGAGCAAGACGGAAGTGGCGGTTCGGCTTTCATGCACTCTTTGCAGGTGGGAGATGCGATTCAGGTGGAGGCCCCAAAGAACGATTTTCCGCTGATTGAGGACGACAGACCGGTTGTTCTGATCGCAGGCGGCATTGGTGTAACGCCGATCATCAGCATGGCAGCTGCGCTAAAGCGTGCAGGCAAACCTTATGCCCTGCACTACTCTGGCCGCACGTTTGAGACTATGGCGTTTAAAGAGGAACTCACCGAGCTGTGCGGTGAGGCTTTGACCCTCTATTGCGATGATGATCCTGCCCGCTGTCTTAACCTTGGTGCTCTCATTCCAACGCTTGACACGTCCAGCCACATTTATGTGTGCGGCCCCAAAGGCATGATTGAAGCGGTGCGCGAGCAGGCGTTGAACGCCGGGTTTGGCAAAGAGCAGATCCACTTTGAGCTGTTTGCAAGCCCTGCTCCTTCCGGTGATGATGCGGGAGGTGGGTTTGAGGTGGAGGTGAAGTCTTCTGGCGAAGTGTTCTGGGTGCCGCAGGATAAATCCATCGTGGATGTGCTGGAAGATGGCGGCGTGGACCTTGTCTATGACTGTCAGCGTGGTGATTGCGGGATTTGTCAGGTGGATGTGCTGGAAGGTGAGCCGGACCACCGGGACGTGGTGTTGACAGATGATGAAAAAGCGGCTGGTGACGTGATGCATATTTGCGTGTCGCGCGCCAAGTCCAAACGACTGGTGCTGGATTTGTAA
- a CDS encoding TRAP transporter substrate-binding protein, with protein sequence MNKKFKIFAAATIAALSVSASAMAQETVLRMSSWLPPAHPIVKGMMVPWAAKVKEVTEGRVSVQILDAPLGPPPAHFDLAANGIADLTYGVHGYTPGRFKLTQIAELPFLAKDATSLSVAYWRLYESTLAKANEHRGAKVLGVFTHGPGLLYTTDRAVSPLSELKGAKIRVAGSITNQLVQTMNMVAIQAPAPQSYEILSGGIADGIVFPTESIPFFKLDGLLSNGLRVDGGLYNVSFFFIANNAKFSSLSEADQKAIEAISGEAFSRLAGAAWDAADAWGLEQMQGKVTIHDATAEERAQLEEATRPMFDGVAKSYGEKGIDFEVAMDMLQKEVAAVASEK encoded by the coding sequence ATGAATAAGAAATTCAAGATATTTGCAGCTGCAACTATTGCCGCGCTCTCCGTCAGCGCATCTGCCATGGCGCAGGAAACAGTATTGCGTATGTCCAGCTGGCTGCCACCGGCACACCCGATCGTAAAGGGCATGATGGTGCCTTGGGCAGCCAAAGTAAAGGAAGTGACAGAGGGACGCGTCTCTGTTCAGATCCTCGACGCGCCGCTTGGCCCGCCACCAGCGCACTTCGATCTCGCTGCCAACGGCATTGCAGATCTCACTTACGGCGTGCATGGCTACACACCAGGCCGCTTCAAACTCACTCAGATAGCAGAGCTGCCATTCCTCGCTAAGGATGCCACCAGCTTGTCCGTGGCGTACTGGCGTCTCTATGAAAGCACACTGGCAAAAGCCAATGAGCACCGTGGTGCCAAGGTGCTGGGCGTTTTCACCCACGGCCCGGGCCTGCTCTACACCACTGATCGTGCTGTCTCGCCTCTGAGTGAGCTGAAAGGTGCAAAGATCCGCGTAGCTGGGAGCATCACCAACCAGCTGGTTCAGACCATGAACATGGTGGCCATTCAGGCGCCAGCCCCGCAGTCCTATGAGATCCTCTCAGGCGGCATTGCGGACGGCATCGTGTTCCCGACAGAATCCATCCCGTTCTTCAAGCTGGATGGCTTGTTGAGCAATGGCCTGCGCGTAGACGGTGGCCTGTACAACGTCTCCTTTTTCTTCATCGCCAACAACGCCAAGTTCTCCAGCCTGTCAGAAGCGGATCAGAAAGCCATTGAGGCGATTTCTGGCGAAGCCTTCTCCCGCCTTGCTGGTGCAGCCTGGGATGCAGCAGATGCTTGGGGGCTGGAACAGATGCAGGGCAAAGTGACCATTCACGACGCCACCGCAGAAGAACGTGCTCAGCTGGAAGAAGCCACTCGTCCAATGTTTGACGGTGTTGCCAAATCCTACGGCGAAAAAGGCATCGACTTCGAAGTTGCCATGGACATGCTCCAGAAAGAAGTTGCAGCGGTTGCCTCTGAAAAATGA
- a CDS encoding TRAP transporter small permease gives MSGNLVDIAARARRKLRSGASVLCGLLLLALVAVTVIDVIGRYLFASPLPGAPEYTELLLMAVIFTGLPAVCLDDGHITVDLFTSKFRGGLASLQLFFSRIFVAIVLAVVAWELWKHGNQLASYQEVTVYLRVPLAPFSKAAGVISAFCAFITFVLAVLKIPRGVGGGS, from the coding sequence ATGAGTGGGAATCTGGTTGATATAGCAGCGCGCGCCCGGCGAAAACTTCGCTCGGGCGCCTCTGTTCTCTGCGGACTACTGCTTCTGGCGCTGGTAGCTGTAACGGTGATCGACGTAATCGGTCGGTACCTGTTTGCAAGCCCATTGCCCGGAGCACCGGAATACACCGAGCTGCTGCTCATGGCGGTGATCTTCACCGGTCTGCCTGCGGTTTGTCTGGATGACGGCCACATCACAGTGGATCTGTTTACCTCCAAGTTCAGAGGTGGCCTGGCCTCTCTGCAGCTGTTCTTCTCCCGCATCTTCGTCGCCATCGTACTGGCGGTGGTGGCGTGGGAGCTGTGGAAGCATGGAAACCAGCTGGCGAGCTATCAGGAAGTCACGGTCTATCTGCGTGTACCACTGGCGCCGTTTTCCAAAGCAGCCGGTGTCATCAGTGCCTTTTGCGCATTCATCACATTTGTGCTGGCAGTTCTTAAAATTCCAAGAGGTGTTGGGGGCGGTTCCTGA
- a CDS encoding TRAP transporter large permease has protein sequence MEWYLGLAILMALIFVGVPIAFAMAAVGFFGVASIIGLPPAFHLVGQVYFDSGRSYTLSVVPLFLLMGNLIVQSGIASDMYTAANAWLRHRKGGLAMATIVACGGFSSVCGSSLATTATMARVSLPAMRRFGYSDRLAASSIAAGGTLGILIPPSVILVIYGILTQQNIGALFLAGILPGLVGVIGYMLAVRLSLVMYKEELEVQSKLPLIERIIALRGVSWALLLFICVLGGIYLGVFTATEAAGIGAGGALVLTAMRGKLTYRDTLNTLFETAKTTAVMFFILFGALYFLNYVNISGLTTDLRGWVNALGVGPYAIITMIVLIYLVLGCLLESLSMVTLTVPILFPIVTGLGFDPIWFGIFVIIVTEMSFITPPIGMNVFVMRSVAPEVPVEKIFVGVVPFVAMDVVRLILLIAVPGLALIIPYSM, from the coding sequence ATGGAATGGTATTTGGGTCTTGCCATCCTGATGGCATTGATTTTTGTGGGCGTGCCCATTGCCTTTGCAATGGCAGCCGTTGGTTTCTTCGGAGTGGCCTCCATCATCGGCCTTCCTCCGGCATTTCACCTTGTCGGGCAGGTCTATTTTGACAGTGGCCGCAGCTACACCTTGTCTGTGGTGCCGCTGTTCCTGCTTATGGGCAATCTCATCGTACAGTCCGGCATCGCCAGTGACATGTACACGGCAGCGAACGCGTGGCTGCGTCACCGCAAAGGCGGTCTGGCCATGGCAACAATCGTGGCCTGTGGTGGCTTTTCTTCCGTTTGCGGATCATCTTTGGCAACCACCGCGACCATGGCCCGCGTCTCGCTGCCCGCCATGCGCCGTTTCGGCTATTCTGATCGTCTGGCCGCATCCTCGATCGCTGCAGGCGGAACACTGGGTATTCTGATCCCGCCTTCCGTCATTCTCGTCATCTACGGCATCCTCACGCAGCAAAACATCGGTGCGCTGTTCCTGGCAGGCATTCTGCCGGGCCTCGTTGGCGTCATCGGCTATATGCTCGCTGTACGCCTGTCCCTTGTCATGTACAAGGAAGAACTGGAGGTTCAGAGCAAACTGCCATTGATAGAGCGCATCATCGCACTGCGTGGTGTTTCCTGGGCTCTGCTGCTGTTCATCTGCGTGCTCGGCGGTATCTATCTTGGCGTCTTCACCGCAACCGAAGCTGCTGGCATCGGAGCAGGGGGTGCACTGGTGCTCACGGCAATGCGAGGCAAGCTGACGTATCGCGATACGCTCAACACCCTGTTTGAGACAGCAAAAACCACCGCAGTGATGTTCTTCATCCTGTTTGGAGCGCTGTACTTCCTCAACTACGTCAACATCTCTGGCCTCACCACCGATCTGCGGGGCTGGGTCAATGCGTTGGGTGTGGGGCCATACGCCATCATCACCATGATCGTGCTGATCTATCTGGTGCTGGGATGCCTGCTGGAAAGCCTGTCCATGGTGACACTCACCGTGCCGATTCTCTTTCCAATCGTAACAGGCCTTGGGTTTGACCCGATCTGGTTCGGCATCTTCGTCATTATTGTTACGGAAATGAGCTTCATCACGCCTCCAATCGGCATGAATGTCTTCGTTATGCGCTCGGTTGCCCCTGAAGTGCCGGTCGAGAAGATATTTGTCGGTGTAGTTCCGTTTGTAGCTATGGATGTTGTGCGCTTGATCCTGCTAATTGCAGTTCCGGGACTCGCACTTATTATTCCGTACTCAATGTAG
- a CDS encoding MarR family winged helix-turn-helix transcriptional regulator, with protein sequence MDADLKEIEAHEKEPGFVDGYLLYLLASASHLASGQFHEELRGAGIRVPEWRVLACLRDDDGQMVTQLARFALMEQSHLTKTIDQMTERGLVTRRSDEVDRRRVRIFLSDKGRELANGLVSQAKAHEDRLVRQLGANDIAQIKSFLSHMVETLENNE encoded by the coding sequence GTGGACGCAGACCTGAAAGAGATCGAAGCTCACGAAAAGGAGCCCGGCTTTGTTGATGGATACCTTTTGTATCTGTTGGCATCTGCAAGCCATCTGGCTTCCGGGCAATTTCATGAAGAACTCCGGGGCGCAGGCATACGCGTCCCGGAATGGCGTGTGCTGGCCTGTCTGCGGGATGATGACGGGCAGATGGTCACCCAGCTGGCACGCTTTGCTCTGATGGAGCAATCTCACCTGACCAAAACCATTGATCAGATGACGGAGCGCGGACTGGTCACACGGCGCTCTGATGAGGTGGACCGCCGCCGCGTGCGCATCTTCCTCAGTGATAAGGGCAGGGAGCTGGCCAACGGGTTGGTGTCACAGGCCAAAGCCCATGAGGATCGGCTGGTCCGGCAACTGGGGGCAAATGACATTGCTCAGATCAAAAGTTTTCTCTCTCATATGGTTGAGACTCTCGAAAACAATGAATGA
- a CDS encoding MarR family winged helix-turn-helix transcriptional regulator gives MNEILGDQAPETEQDGQHAKPVTAPRTLGEVGLNHFAPYLMNRIMGRYNESLREKLTRSGLSVAKMRALAVLSVVDGLMINELSVYSVIEQSTLSRTLDAMEKEGLIHRKASEQDNRVRHIFLTEAGRAAFAQMWPHMRDEYTAMFEGVSQAEHDAFLMTLRKVLTNIRKHDF, from the coding sequence ATGAACGAGATTCTCGGTGATCAAGCTCCCGAAACTGAACAGGACGGACAGCACGCAAAACCGGTAACAGCACCAAGAACTCTGGGCGAGGTCGGGCTCAATCATTTTGCGCCTTATCTGATGAACCGGATCATGGGCAGGTACAATGAGAGTTTGCGTGAAAAACTGACACGATCAGGGTTGTCGGTCGCCAAAATGAGAGCCTTGGCTGTGTTGTCAGTAGTGGACGGACTGATGATCAACGAGCTCTCTGTCTATTCGGTGATTGAGCAATCAACCCTGAGCCGCACGCTGGATGCCATGGAAAAGGAAGGCCTGATCCATCGCAAGGCCAGCGAGCAGGACAACCGCGTGCGCCATATCTTCCTGACGGAAGCTGGACGCGCAGCGTTTGCGCAGATGTGGCCGCATATGCGCGACGAGTACACCGCAATGTTTGAGGGCGTCTCGCAAGCCGAGCATGATGCCTTTCTGATGACACTGCGCAAGGTACTGACAAACATTCGAAAGCACGACTTCTAG